Proteins found in one Ovis canadensis isolate MfBH-ARS-UI-01 breed Bighorn chromosome 20, ARS-UI_OviCan_v2, whole genome shotgun sequence genomic segment:
- the PACSIN1 gene encoding protein kinase C and casein kinase substrate in neurons protein 1 — protein MSGSYDEASLAPEETTDSFWEVGNYKRTVKRIDDGHRLCNDLMSCVQERAKIEKAYAQQLTDWAKRWRQLLEKGPQYGSLERAWGAIMTEADKVSELHQEVKNSLLNEDLEKVKNWQKEAYHKQIMGGFKETKEAEDGFRKAQKPWAKKMKELEAAKKAYHLACKEEKLAVTREMNSKTEQSVTPEQQKKLQDKVDKCKQDVQKTQEKYEKVLDDVGKTTPQYMEGMEQVFEQCQQFEEKRLVFLKEVLLDIKRHLNLAESSSYIQVYRELEQAIRGADAQDDLRWFRSTSGPGMPMNWPQFEEWNPDLPHTAAKKEKQPKKAEGAALANAAGVVESTSQAGDRGSVSSYDRGQTYATEWSDDESGNPFGGSEANGGSNPFDEDAKGVRVRALYDYDGQEQDELSFKAGDELTKLGEEDEQGWCRGRLDSGQLGLYPANYVEAV, from the exons ATGTCTGGCTCTTATGACGAGGCCTCGCTAGCTCCGGAAGAGACCACTGACAGCTTCTGGGAG GTGGGGAACTACAAGCGGACGGTGAAGCGCATCGATGACGGGCACCGGCTGTGCAACGACCTGATGAGCTGCGTACAGGAGCGCGCCAAGATCGAGAAGGCCTACGCGCAGCAGCTCACCGACTGGGCCAAGCGCTGGCGCCAGCTCCTCGAGAAAG GCCCACAGTATGGCAGCTTGGAGCGGGCCTGGGGTGCCATAATGACGGAGGCCGACAAGGTGAGCGAGCTGCACCAGGAGGTGAAGAACAGCCTGCTGAACGAGGACCTGGAGAAGGTCAAGAACTGGCAGAAGGAGGCCTACCACAAGCAGATCATGGGCGGCTTCAAGGAGACCAAGGAGGCTGAGGACGGCTTCCGCAAGGCCCAGAagccctgggccaagaagatgaAGGAG cTAGAGGCAGCCAAGAAGGCCTACCATCTGGCCTGCAAAGAGGAGAAGCTGGCCGTGACCCGGGAGATGAACAGCAAGACGGAGCAGTCGGTCACACCCGAGCAGCAGAAGAAGCTGCAGGACAAAGTGGACAAGTGCAAGCAGGACGTGCAGAAG ACGCAGGAGAAGTATGAGAAGGTGCTGGACGACGTGGGCAAGACCACGCCCCAGTACATGGAGGGCATGGAGCAGGTGTTTGAGCAGTGCCAGCAGTTCGAGGAAAAGCGGCTGGTCTTCCTCAAGGAGGTGCTGCTGGACATCAAACGTCACCTCAACCTGGCCGAGAGCAGCAG CTACATCCAAGTGTACCGGGAGCTGGAGCAGGCCATCCGGGGGGCCGATGCCCAGGACGACCTCAGATGGTTCCGCAGCACCAGCGGCCCTGGCATGCCCATGAACTGGCCCCAGTTTGAG GAGTGGAACCCAGACCTCCCTCACACTGCTGCCAAGAAGGAGAAACAGCCCAAGAAGGCAGAGGGGGCAGCGCTGGCCAATGCTGCTGGCGTGGTGGAGTCCACGTCTCAGGCTGGGGACCGTGGCAG TGTTAGCAGCTACGACAGGGGCCAGACTTACGCCACCGAGTGGTCGGACGATGAGAGCGGGAACCCGTTTGGGGGCAGTGAGGCCAACGGAGGCTCCAACCCCTTCGACGAGGACGCCAAGGGAGTGCGTGTGCGGGCGCTCTACGACTACGACGGCCAAGAGCAGGACGAGCTCAGCTTCAAGGCCG GAGACGAGCTCACCAAGCTGGGTGAGGAGGACGAGCAGGGTTGGTGCCGCGGGCGGCTGGACAGCGGGCAGCTGGGCCTCTACCCCGCCAACTATGTGGAGGCCGTCTAG